A window of Petrotoga sp. 9PW.55.5.1 contains these coding sequences:
- the hisG gene encoding ATP phosphoribosyltransferase: MSIALPSGRLLKDSKLFLEKIGIRVKEASNRELISSENGYMFYFPRVFDVPVYVENGVDLGICGSDVVLERNNDVYVPIELPFGKCRMSIILPEEKIVPLENMEGYRIATKYPEITKNFFNEKGFNVKVLKLNGAVELAAKTRIADAIVDIVDTGNTIKANNLKEVYKMMDISAVLLVNRITQKTKFDFINDLIKKAKDYKNNIM, encoded by the coding sequence ATATCTATCGCATTACCTTCTGGGAGGTTATTAAAAGATAGTAAATTATTTTTAGAAAAGATAGGTATAAGAGTAAAAGAAGCTTCTAATAGAGAGCTTATTTCTTCTGAAAACGGCTATATGTTTTATTTTCCAAGAGTATTTGATGTTCCTGTTTATGTAGAGAATGGAGTGGATTTAGGTATATGTGGAAGTGATGTAGTTTTAGAACGAAATAACGATGTCTATGTCCCAATTGAACTTCCTTTTGGTAAATGTCGAATGAGTATCATTCTACCAGAAGAGAAAATAGTACCTTTAGAAAATATGGAAGGTTATAGAATAGCGACAAAATACCCAGAAATCACAAAGAATTTTTTCAACGAAAAAGGATTCAATGTTAAAGTTTTAAAATTGAATGGTGCTGTAGAGTTGGCAGCAAAAACGAGAATAGCAGATGCTATAGTAGATATCGTTGATACAGGGAACACAATTAAAGCTAATAATTTAAAAGAAGTATATAAGATGATGGATATTTCCGCGGTTTTATTGGTAAATAGAATCACTCAAAAAACAAAGTTTGATTTTATTAACGATCTTATCAAAAAGGCAAAGGATTATAAAAATAATATTATGTAA
- the hisH gene encoding imidazole glycerol phosphate synthase subunit HisH: MEKIVILDGGVGNFSNVQKAVDGIISNKVEDIKKADKLIFPGVGSFGVVSKSIIPLKDYILEHIDKGKPLLGICLGMQLLFQSSEEDSGKGLAYLPGKVVKFKKMKVPHIGWNDIEIVEKSEIFKGIQSGSYFYFVHSYYVVTEDKYITSYTEYESRGRLCRFVSSVQKDNVFGVQFHPEKSSNNGIKLLENFKSL; the protein is encoded by the coding sequence ATGGAAAAAATAGTAATATTGGATGGTGGGGTAGGGAATTTCTCTAACGTTCAAAAAGCTGTGGATGGAATAATATCCAATAAAGTTGAGGATATAAAAAAGGCGGATAAGCTTATTTTTCCTGGAGTAGGTTCTTTTGGTGTGGTATCTAAAAGTATTATTCCATTAAAAGATTATATCTTAGAACATATTGACAAAGGGAAACCGCTTTTAGGAATATGCTTAGGGATGCAATTACTTTTTCAAAGTAGTGAGGAAGATTCCGGAAAAGGATTAGCTTACCTTCCAGGAAAAGTAGTTAAGTTTAAAAAGATGAAAGTTCCTCATATTGGTTGGAACGATATTGAGATTGTAGAAAAATCTGAAATATTTAAAGGCATTCAAAGTGGAAGTTACTTTTACTTTGTTCACTCATACTATGTAGTTACCGAAGATAAATATATCACATCTTATACCGAATATGAAAGTAGAGGTAGGTTATGCAGATTTGTATCAAGTGTTCAAAAAGATAACGTATTTGGTGTTCAATTTCATCCTGAAAAATCTAGTAATAACGGGATAAAACTATTAGAAAACTTTAAGAGTTTGTGA
- the hisB gene encoding imidazoleglycerol-phosphate dehydratase HisB has translation MRRKTDETDIEINYSKELSVDTKDPVLNHLLKTLFYYMEKTVMVKAEFDLKHHLWEDMGISVGQFLKEEIKDKSIKRFGSCILPMDDALVLVSIDISRAYTNIDLELKDLEAGFDLGNFKEFIYGLSRNLSATIHIKQLNGENAHHIIEASFKALGNSLKQALEESPKRESTNRVYEV, from the coding sequence ATGAGAAGAAAAACGGATGAAACAGATATTGAAATCAATTATTCAAAGGAATTATCAGTAGATACAAAAGATCCTGTGCTAAACCATCTTTTAAAAACGTTGTTTTATTATATGGAGAAAACGGTTATGGTAAAAGCTGAATTTGATTTAAAGCATCATCTTTGGGAAGACATGGGTATTAGTGTAGGTCAATTTTTAAAAGAAGAAATTAAGGATAAGAGTATTAAAAGGTTTGGAAGTTGTATTTTGCCTATGGATGATGCACTTGTTCTTGTTTCAATAGATATTTCGAGGGCCTATACCAACATAGATTTGGAATTAAAAGATTTGGAAGCAGGGTTTGATTTAGGGAATTTCAAAGAATTTATTTATGGATTATCAAGGAATCTTTCTGCAACTATCCACATCAAACAACTTAACGGTGAAAATGCTCACCATATCATCGAAGCTTCCTTTAAAGCTTTGGGGAATTCTTTAAAGCAGGCCTTAGAAGAAAGCCCGAAACGTGAAAGCACAAATAGAGTTTACGAAGTCTAG
- the hisD gene encoding histidinol dehydrogenase has product MNLQQYVSEILEEVKENGVDAVKKYSKQFDNYDGDFTLKDEEWDIDEQISTEDKEIIDKIIERLQIYHSKQLKEDIFYSNDYGSKYGLIQRPINRIGIYVPGGKPLPSSLLMVAVPAKIAGVREIAITSSPKDGKINPYIIYIAKVLGIKEVYKIGGIQAIAAMSYGIGMKKVDKIYGPGNQYVNEAKRQVFGEVGIDSLAGPSEICVIADETANKEYVLNDLLSQLEHGHESKSFLVTTSKEIYDFCDQEGVERYLYGTIEECADKTNEIAPEHLEIITKEPEKVVPLIQNAGAIYLGEYTPVPSADYFLGVNHVLPTGKAARFSSVLNVSDFIKQISIAKVTREELLKERYLGIRLAEVEGMNQHKRSMEVRE; this is encoded by the coding sequence ATGAATCTTCAGCAGTATGTTTCGGAGATTTTAGAAGAAGTAAAAGAAAACGGAGTTGATGCAGTAAAAAAGTATTCAAAGCAGTTTGATAATTACGATGGAGATTTTACTTTAAAAGATGAAGAATGGGATATTGATGAACAGATATCTACCGAAGATAAAGAGATTATTGATAAGATAATTGAAAGATTACAAATTTACCACTCCAAACAGTTGAAAGAAGATATTTTTTATTCTAACGATTATGGATCTAAATATGGGCTAATTCAAAGACCTATAAACAGGATTGGAATATACGTCCCAGGCGGGAAGCCTCTACCTTCAAGTTTATTGATGGTGGCTGTTCCAGCGAAAATAGCAGGTGTTAGGGAAATAGCAATAACTTCTTCTCCTAAGGATGGAAAGATAAATCCATATATAATATATATAGCTAAAGTATTAGGGATAAAAGAGGTATATAAGATTGGTGGTATACAGGCAATCGCTGCTATGAGTTATGGAATAGGGATGAAAAAGGTAGATAAGATATATGGTCCTGGAAATCAATATGTGAACGAGGCTAAAAGGCAAGTTTTTGGAGAAGTTGGAATAGATAGTTTGGCAGGTCCTTCAGAGATATGTGTTATAGCAGATGAAACAGCAAATAAAGAGTATGTATTAAACGATTTACTTTCTCAGCTTGAACATGGACATGAATCAAAATCTTTTCTTGTAACAACTTCAAAGGAAATATATGATTTTTGTGATCAAGAAGGTGTAGAAAGATATCTATACGGTACTATAGAAGAGTGTGCAGATAAAACCAATGAAATAGCTCCGGAACATTTAGAAATAATAACCAAAGAACCCGAGAAAGTAGTTCCTTTGATTCAAAATGCAGGGGCTATATATTTAGGTGAATACACACCTGTTCCATCAGCAGATTATTTTTTGGGAGTGAACCATGTTTTACCTACTGGAAAGGCTGCAAGGTTTTCTTCTGTGCTTAATGTATCCGATTTTATTAAACAGATATCTATTGCTAAAGTAACAAGAGAAGAGTTATTGAAAGAAAGATATTTAGGGATAAGATTAGCTGAAGTTGAAGGAATGAATCAACACAAAAGGTCTATGGAGGTGAGAGAATGA
- the hisF gene encoding imidazole glycerol phosphate synthase subunit HisF: MLTKRIIAALDIKEARVVKGVKFENIKDAGDPIELAKKYEKDGVDEIVFLDITASKEKRKIIKDLVEKIAKHLFIPFTVGGGLNTVQEMLEVIKSGADKVFINTAAVENPDLIKDSSKIIGSSNVVVAIDAKKDPETKKYIVYTHGGSKKTELEAISWAKKCQELGAGELLVTSMDTDGVKEGYDLELIKNIAENVEIPVVASGGAGNVRDFYDVFQVGADAALAASIFHYGTYTAKQLKEELKEMGINVRL; encoded by the coding sequence TTGTTAACAAAAAGAATAATAGCGGCACTTGATATAAAGGAAGCAAGGGTTGTAAAAGGGGTAAAGTTTGAAAATATTAAGGATGCAGGTGACCCCATAGAACTTGCAAAAAAGTATGAAAAAGATGGAGTTGACGAAATAGTTTTTTTAGATATAACTGCTTCAAAGGAAAAAAGAAAGATCATCAAAGATCTTGTTGAGAAGATAGCAAAACATCTTTTTATACCCTTTACTGTAGGGGGAGGATTAAACACTGTTCAAGAGATGTTAGAGGTTATAAAAAGTGGTGCAGATAAGGTGTTTATAAATACTGCAGCTGTGGAAAATCCAGATTTGATAAAAGATTCTTCAAAAATTATCGGAAGTTCTAATGTTGTGGTAGCGATCGATGCAAAAAAAGATCCTGAGACGAAAAAATACATTGTTTACACACATGGAGGAAGTAAGAAAACTGAATTAGAAGCTATATCCTGGGCAAAAAAATGTCAAGAACTTGGGGCGGGAGAATTACTCGTCACATCTATGGATACTGATGGTGTAAAAGAAGGTTATGATCTAGAATTAATAAAAAATATTGCTGAAAATGTTGAGATCCCAGTTGTAGCATCTGGTGGAGCAGGTAATGTAAGAGATTTTTACGATGTTTTTCAAGTAGGAGCTGATGCTGCATTGGCAGCTTCAATATTTCATTATGGAACTTATACCGCCAAACAATTAAAAGAAGAATTAAAGGAGATGGGAATTAATGTCAGGCTATAA